From a single Paraburkholderia youngii genomic region:
- a CDS encoding NADP-dependent malic enzyme, whose translation MDRTEREAALQYHEFPTRGKISVSASKPLVTQRDLALAYTPGVAVACEEIAADPRESFRYTSRGNLVGVITNGSAVLGLGNIGALASKPVMEGKAVLFKKFAGIDVFDIEITESDPNRLVDIIASLEATFGGINLEDIKAPDCFIVEQKLRDRMKIPVFHDDQHGTAITVSAAFLNGLKVVGKDISKVKVVTSGAGAAALACLELMVDLGLPRENVWVTDIEGVVYQGRKAAMDPDKARFAQATSARVLSDVIEAADVFLGLSVGGVLTAEMVKQMGPRPLILALANPTPEIFPEKAREARDDAVIATGRSDYPNQVNNVLCFPYVFRGALDVGATTITRNMEVAAVHAIAGLAQEEPNDSVAAAYGAYDLSFGPQYLIPKPFDSRLIVRIAPAVAKAAMEDGVATRPIADFDAYADQLQQFVYHSGAFMKPLFSAAKQFVREGGNSRIVFTEGEEERVLRAVQVIVDEKLARPILVGRPEVLLSRIEKFGLRLKLGEDVEVTNPENDERFHQYWTTYWELRCRDGITKEMARVEMRRRLTLIGAMMVRLGDADGMICGTVGAYHKHLRFIDEVIGRKHDAQTYAAMNILLLDKRTLALVDTHVNDNPTAEQIAEFTIAAAAQMAWLNLSPKVALLSRSNFGSGSSASGEKMRKVLALVSEQAPDIEIDGEMHGDCALDEALRQRVLPTSRLKGAANLLVCPNVDSANIAYNLLKTEAGSNVAVGPFLLGVNAPVNIVTSSSTVRRIINMAALTVLQANRD comes from the coding sequence ATGGACAGGACCGAACGCGAGGCAGCCCTGCAGTATCACGAGTTTCCTACGCGGGGGAAGATATCGGTGAGCGCAAGCAAACCGCTCGTCACGCAGCGCGATCTCGCACTCGCCTATACGCCGGGCGTGGCGGTCGCATGCGAGGAAATCGCGGCGGACCCGCGCGAGTCGTTCCGCTACACGAGCCGAGGAAACCTGGTCGGCGTGATCACGAACGGCTCGGCGGTGCTGGGTCTCGGCAATATCGGTGCGCTTGCGTCCAAGCCGGTGATGGAGGGCAAGGCGGTGCTGTTCAAGAAGTTCGCGGGCATTGACGTCTTCGACATCGAAATTACCGAGAGCGATCCCAACAGGCTCGTGGATATCATCGCGAGCCTCGAGGCGACATTTGGTGGCATCAATCTGGAGGACATCAAGGCGCCCGATTGCTTTATCGTCGAGCAAAAGCTGCGCGACCGTATGAAGATTCCCGTTTTCCATGACGACCAGCACGGTACTGCGATCACCGTGTCCGCCGCGTTTCTCAACGGTCTGAAAGTGGTGGGCAAGGATATCTCGAAGGTTAAGGTCGTCACTTCAGGCGCAGGGGCCGCGGCGCTCGCGTGTCTCGAACTGATGGTCGATCTCGGACTGCCCCGCGAAAACGTCTGGGTGACCGACATCGAAGGTGTGGTCTATCAAGGACGCAAGGCAGCGATGGACCCCGACAAGGCGCGCTTTGCACAGGCCACGTCGGCGCGGGTGCTGTCCGATGTCATCGAAGCTGCCGACGTATTCCTTGGGCTTTCGGTGGGGGGTGTGCTGACGGCGGAAATGGTGAAGCAGATGGGGCCGCGTCCGCTGATTCTCGCGCTCGCCAATCCGACGCCGGAGATCTTTCCGGAGAAAGCGCGCGAAGCCCGTGATGACGCGGTCATCGCGACGGGCCGTTCGGACTATCCGAATCAGGTCAACAATGTCCTGTGCTTTCCTTATGTGTTCCGCGGTGCGCTGGATGTTGGCGCGACCACCATCACGCGGAACATGGAAGTGGCCGCCGTTCACGCGATTGCCGGCCTCGCGCAAGAGGAACCGAACGACTCCGTCGCGGCCGCGTATGGTGCGTACGATCTTTCCTTCGGGCCGCAGTATCTGATTCCAAAGCCGTTTGATTCCCGGCTTATCGTGCGCATCGCACCCGCCGTCGCAAAGGCCGCGATGGAGGACGGCGTGGCTACGCGCCCGATTGCCGATTTCGATGCTTACGCGGATCAGCTTCAGCAGTTCGTCTATCACTCCGGTGCGTTCATGAAACCGTTGTTCTCCGCCGCGAAGCAATTCGTGCGCGAGGGTGGGAACTCGCGCATCGTCTTCACGGAGGGCGAGGAGGAACGTGTTCTGAGGGCGGTTCAGGTGATCGTCGACGAGAAGCTGGCGCGGCCGATTCTTGTCGGCCGACCGGAAGTGCTGCTATCGAGAATAGAAAAATTCGGGCTGCGGCTGAAGCTCGGCGAGGACGTCGAGGTCACGAACCCGGAAAACGACGAACGCTTTCACCAATACTGGACGACGTATTGGGAACTGCGGTGCCGCGATGGGATCACGAAGGAAATGGCGCGGGTTGAAATGCGCCGCCGCCTGACGCTGATCGGCGCCATGATGGTGCGACTGGGCGACGCGGACGGGATGATATGCGGGACTGTCGGTGCTTATCACAAGCATCTGCGCTTCATCGACGAAGTGATCGGCAGGAAACACGACGCACAAACTTATGCGGCGATGAATATCCTGCTGCTCGACAAGCGCACGCTGGCACTCGTCGACACACACGTCAACGACAACCCCACGGCTGAACAGATTGCGGAGTTCACGATTGCGGCCGCAGCGCAAATGGCATGGTTGAATCTGTCGCCCAAAGTTGCGTTGTTATCGCGTTCGAATTTTGGCTCGGGCAGTTCTGCATCGGGCGAGAAGATGCGCAAAGTACTGGCACTCGTCAGCGAACAGGCACCCGACATCGAGATCGACGGTGAAATGCACGGAGATTGCGCGCTGGATGAAGCGCTGCGTCAGCGTGTTTTACCCACGTCGCGACTGAAGGGCGCCGCCAATCTGCTGGTCTGTCCGAATGTCGATTCGGCAAATATTGCGTATAACCTGCTGAAGACGGAGGCAGGAAGTAATGTTGCTGTGGGGCCGTTCCTGCTCGGCGTCAATGCACCCGTCAACATAGTGACGTCCAGTTCGACGGTTCGTCGGATCATCAATATGGCCGCGCTCACGGTGTTGCAGGCAAATCGCGACTGA
- a CDS encoding LysR family transcriptional regulator yields MRHLMLLLQIRQHGSLTRVAEHMASSQPAITNALAELEDMFGGSLFERSSRGMIPTALGTTVLARAESMLHDLDHLASDVGALISGHATRFHIGVISFISGKTLASAIRHTQSQISQRLTFSIHEGTSEGLMSQLRDHTLDIVIGRASSSVDLDDLHFEVIHQQKPRLIASRRLAARLSRSAMNWRKLAELDWILGASQTPMRDQISDLFLHAGVTPPFPVVESLSPRLIGETVALNENAVSIMPADIAEELVRIAGVAIVPYAFDWTLPPVALFTRPGISREIDTIFAASLRAQYQTKVVSDPASLG; encoded by the coding sequence ATGCGCCATCTCATGTTGCTGCTGCAAATACGGCAACATGGCTCTCTAACACGCGTAGCCGAGCACATGGCGAGCAGTCAGCCGGCCATCACGAATGCCCTCGCTGAACTGGAGGATATGTTCGGCGGCTCGCTGTTCGAGCGTTCGTCGCGCGGCATGATTCCGACGGCGCTCGGCACGACCGTCCTCGCACGCGCCGAGTCGATGCTGCACGATCTCGACCACCTCGCATCCGATGTCGGTGCGCTGATCTCCGGTCACGCAACGCGGTTTCACATTGGCGTGATTTCCTTCATTTCAGGAAAGACTCTGGCGTCGGCAATCCGTCATACGCAGTCGCAGATTTCGCAGCGGCTCACGTTTTCCATCCACGAAGGCACGAGCGAAGGGCTAATGTCCCAATTGCGCGACCATACCCTCGACATCGTGATCGGACGGGCATCGTCGAGCGTCGATCTCGACGACCTTCATTTCGAAGTAATTCATCAGCAAAAACCCCGTCTGATCGCGTCCCGACGCCTCGCTGCCAGACTCTCGCGCAGCGCAATGAACTGGCGAAAACTCGCCGAACTCGACTGGATTCTCGGTGCATCGCAAACCCCGATGCGCGACCAGATATCCGATCTGTTCCTGCACGCCGGCGTTACACCGCCCTTTCCCGTTGTCGAAAGCCTTTCGCCGCGGCTGATTGGCGAGACGGTCGCATTGAACGAGAACGCGGTGTCCATCATGCCGGCAGACATCGCGGAAGAACTGGTACGGATTGCGGGTGTGGCGATTGTCCCCTATGCGTTCGACTGGACCTTGCCACCCGTTGCGCTGTTCACCCGCCCGGGTATTTCGCGCGAGATAGATACGATTTTCGCCGCATCATTGCGTGCGCAATACCAGACCAAGGTAGTGAGCGATCCAGCGTCGCTCGGGTAG
- a CDS encoding pyridoxal phosphate-dependent decarboxylase family protein yields the protein MTLDESAKAAGLLPTAELLQDAAQRALAYVQSVHDRPVNVSTHALRGMNEFRHSLPDAGLDAREVLRRLDEAGSPATVATTGGRYFGLVIGGALPATIASNWLATAWDQNACFRWTSPIAATLEDVALRWIGDLFGLPDDIGGAFVTGASMANFAALAAARHALLSRLGWDVEAKGLYGAPELRVVVSKETHVTVSKALSMLGLGRERVIVVPTDHQGRMRLSELPELDEQTIVCIQAGNVNTGNFDPAREICRLARKAGAWVHVDGAFGLWALANRQFDTLTDGVAEADSWATDGHKWLNVPYDNGIVLVRRAATLRAAMSLNAAYLAEGDATDREPSHYTPESSRRARGVDIWAALLNLGRDGVAGLVERTCRYARMFAQGLEASGFEILNRVVLNQVLVSFGTPEMTRAVINRLQAEGICCCGGTVWQGRVAMRISVSSWATTDTDVQTSLRAMIRAAQAGMP from the coding sequence ATGACACTCGACGAAAGTGCAAAAGCAGCCGGACTGCTCCCGACCGCCGAACTGCTGCAGGACGCCGCGCAACGTGCGCTCGCTTATGTTCAGTCTGTGCATGACAGGCCGGTCAACGTTTCTACCCACGCATTGCGAGGCATGAACGAATTCCGGCACTCACTGCCAGACGCCGGGCTGGATGCACGTGAAGTCTTGCGCCGTCTCGACGAGGCTGGGTCACCCGCTACCGTCGCGACAACGGGCGGACGGTACTTCGGTTTGGTGATCGGCGGGGCGCTGCCCGCAACCATCGCGTCGAACTGGCTCGCCACTGCCTGGGATCAAAACGCGTGTTTTCGATGGACCTCGCCGATCGCGGCAACGCTCGAAGACGTCGCGCTACGCTGGATCGGCGACCTGTTCGGCTTGCCGGACGACATTGGAGGAGCCTTCGTTACGGGTGCCTCGATGGCGAACTTTGCGGCGCTGGCAGCAGCACGCCACGCCCTGCTATCCCGCCTGGGCTGGGACGTAGAGGCGAAGGGACTCTACGGCGCTCCGGAACTCCGTGTAGTCGTCAGTAAAGAGACTCACGTGACCGTCTCCAAGGCGTTGTCGATGTTAGGACTCGGACGCGAGCGGGTCATCGTAGTGCCAACAGATCACCAGGGCCGGATGCGACTCAGCGAGCTTCCGGAACTGGATGAGCAAACGATCGTGTGCATCCAGGCTGGCAACGTGAATACCGGAAATTTCGATCCGGCGCGCGAGATATGCCGCCTCGCGAGGAAAGCCGGTGCTTGGGTCCACGTTGATGGTGCATTCGGTCTATGGGCGCTTGCAAACCGTCAGTTCGACACTCTGACGGATGGCGTCGCCGAAGCCGACTCCTGGGCGACGGATGGGCATAAATGGCTCAACGTACCGTATGACAATGGCATCGTTCTAGTGCGCAGAGCTGCCACTCTGCGTGCGGCAATGTCGTTGAATGCCGCATACCTGGCAGAGGGCGATGCGACTGACCGGGAACCGTCGCACTACACGCCGGAATCCTCGAGACGAGCGCGTGGCGTGGATATCTGGGCCGCGCTTCTTAACCTGGGCAGAGATGGCGTTGCGGGGCTAGTCGAACGTACCTGCCGCTATGCCCGAATGTTTGCCCAAGGTCTCGAGGCCAGTGGCTTTGAAATCCTGAATCGTGTCGTACTCAATCAGGTGCTCGTCTCATTTGGTACCCCGGAGATGACGCGCGCCGTGATTAACCGTCTTCAGGCCGAGGGGATTTGCTGCTGTGGCGGCACAGTATGGCAGGGCCGCGTCGCCATGCGAATCAGCGTCTCCAGTTGGGCCACCACTGACACGGATGTGCAGACGAGCCTTCGGGCAATGATTCGCGCCGCGCAAGCAGGTATGCCGTGA
- a CDS encoding EamA family transporter: protein MDAIHIAAAQLVPLLWGFQFVVVKAGFTVLPPLFFAGLRFAVIAAILIPFAARIRGPEIWPILLICCFMGGEISRVHS, encoded by the coding sequence ATGGACGCTATTCATATAGCAGCGGCCCAGCTTGTTCCTTTGCTGTGGGGATTTCAGTTTGTCGTCGTAAAAGCGGGGTTCACGGTGCTGCCACCGCTATTCTTCGCTGGGCTGCGATTTGCCGTGATTGCCGCGATTCTCATTCCCTTCGCGGCACGAATCCGCGGCCCCGAGATTTGGCCGATCCTCCTTATTTGCTGTTTCATGGGGGGAGAAATTTCGCGTGTTCATTCATAG
- a CDS encoding TetR/AcrR family transcriptional regulator: protein MSHPARKRGRPRLLERDVGLDIAARLFWEHGYEGTSIADLTEAMGIPPPSLYATFGSKEELYRQAVDHISKRENGQWLEALQGDMPAYDAIAFYLHDAAARFTDPGRPRGCMISTAVLQYAEKSESVARTVAERRESWFQAVKARFDRAVAEGELAAETDTEALARFYEAVVQGMSAQACDGACRAILKRLADIALSAWPRPQPRRKKPVA from the coding sequence ATGAGTCACCCCGCCCGAAAACGTGGCAGACCGAGGTTGCTGGAGCGCGACGTGGGGCTTGATATCGCCGCGCGGCTGTTCTGGGAGCATGGATACGAGGGCACCTCGATAGCCGACCTGACCGAGGCCATGGGTATTCCGCCGCCATCCCTCTACGCAACGTTTGGCTCGAAGGAGGAGCTTTACAGACAGGCGGTCGACCATATCAGCAAGCGTGAGAACGGGCAGTGGCTGGAAGCGCTGCAAGGAGACATGCCGGCCTACGACGCGATAGCGTTCTACCTGCACGACGCCGCGGCACGCTTTACCGACCCCGGAAGGCCGCGCGGCTGCATGATTTCCACGGCTGTTCTTCAATATGCCGAAAAGAGCGAGTCCGTCGCACGGACGGTCGCCGAGCGGCGGGAGTCCTGGTTCCAGGCCGTCAAGGCACGCTTCGACCGTGCCGTCGCCGAGGGTGAGCTTGCCGCTGAGACCGACACCGAAGCTCTCGCCCGCTTTTACGAGGCGGTTGTGCAAGGCATGTCGGCGCAAGCCTGTGACGGGGCATGCAGGGCAATATTGAAGCGGCTGGCTGATATTGCGCTGTCGGCATGGCCTCGGCCTCAACCTCGTCGCAAGAAACCGGTTGCGTGA
- a CDS encoding SDR family oxidoreductase produces MSGKLSSKTAIITGSSRGIGRAVALAFAREGAALIGVHYGSNADAAHATVREIEALGAKAVAIKADLNRGKEATDSIWEQFKAAAIAATGEPRLDILVNNAGIAPGIPLSETSEATFDEVLTVNFKAPFFLIQAVADHLRDNGRIINVSTGFTRVAAPTHPAYAASKGAVETLTLALAPEFGRRGITVNTVMPGVTDTDMNAEWLTVPEARAGAEAMSVFSRVGRPDDVADVITFLASNDARWTTGQVIDATGGARL; encoded by the coding sequence ATGTCTGGAAAACTTTCAAGCAAAACGGCCATCATAACGGGAAGCTCGCGTGGTATCGGCCGTGCTGTGGCACTGGCCTTCGCGCGAGAAGGAGCCGCGCTCATCGGCGTGCATTACGGCAGCAACGCGGATGCCGCTCACGCCACCGTTCGCGAGATCGAGGCCCTCGGAGCAAAAGCCGTCGCCATCAAAGCGGACTTGAACCGCGGGAAGGAAGCAACGGACAGTATCTGGGAGCAGTTCAAGGCAGCTGCGATTGCCGCCACGGGCGAACCTCGGCTTGACATTCTAGTCAACAACGCCGGCATTGCACCCGGGATTCCCTTGTCCGAGACCAGTGAGGCGACCTTCGACGAGGTCCTGACGGTCAACTTCAAGGCACCGTTCTTTCTGATCCAGGCCGTTGCCGATCATCTCCGCGACAATGGACGAATTATCAACGTTTCGACCGGCTTTACGCGTGTGGCCGCGCCAACGCATCCCGCGTACGCCGCATCGAAGGGTGCCGTTGAGACCCTGACGCTGGCGCTTGCTCCTGAGTTCGGGCGTCGCGGCATCACGGTCAATACGGTCATGCCGGGTGTGACGGACACCGACATGAATGCGGAGTGGCTTACCGTACCGGAGGCGCGCGCCGGCGCGGAGGCCATGTCGGTATTCTCGCGAGTGGGTCGACCTGACGACGTGGCTGACGTGATCACCTTCCTGGCCTCGAATGACGCACGCTGGACTACGGGACAGGTGATCGACGCGACCGGCGGCGCCCGGCTCTAA
- the apnL gene encoding D-apionate lactonase produces the protein MSVDLAMARYGTTQAREQERSVLAGPWSALLVDGALREIRYRGVEVIRSVAFLVRDKDWGTCRPLLAAVGIDEDEYGFRLVYRAQCANPDGQVLNYDLGIVCSADGVLRFDASVTAHDAFLTARCGFCVLHPIDGVAGAPARVEHGDGTREESAFPELIDPWQPFKDILAIEHDLACGLTVRCAFTGDVFEMEDQRNWSDASFKTYSRPLALPWPYTLEAGSTQRQSVTLSVSERSGVWPGSARAPSIPAQDDLTTITLDLALAGGETMPALGIAIAASEIDAALAHPELLAELAPQRIMLSFDPVAGHGLAELERFAALRRCANLPAVLEYALPGADDPRRELNALAALIEAAGLQIVGIVVSPSVHRQSNPPGSISPPCPALDDVYRAARAALPGLRIGGGMLSYFTELNRKRPPLELVDWVTHATCPIVHAADDRSVMQTLEAIPHITRSCRSLIGAQPYSIGPVSIGMRQNPYGSRVMPNPHRERIAMAGFDPRQTSLFGGAWLAGYAAALEGARIDTLTLGALTGERGLADVSDGVTRYPMYVVARALAAMSGSHRLPVAVRAAEPSAVACIAARDAQGRIRIVVANLTDRARTVRLTFRGRDVPLDAFISDEETVRAAGDMRGSASVELTRPVVLRPYAFVIGVSL, from the coding sequence ATGAGCGTGGACCTCGCGATGGCCCGATACGGCACCACGCAGGCCAGGGAGCAGGAGCGCAGCGTGCTTGCCGGCCCTTGGTCGGCGCTGCTGGTCGACGGCGCGTTGCGCGAGATTCGCTATCGCGGCGTCGAAGTGATCCGCTCGGTTGCGTTCCTCGTTCGTGACAAGGACTGGGGCACCTGTCGTCCGCTGCTGGCGGCCGTCGGAATCGACGAGGACGAGTACGGCTTCCGGCTCGTCTATCGGGCCCAGTGTGCGAATCCTGATGGACAGGTGCTGAACTACGATTTGGGCATCGTTTGTTCGGCTGATGGCGTGCTGCGATTCGACGCATCCGTCACCGCGCACGATGCTTTTCTGACGGCCCGCTGTGGATTCTGCGTGCTGCATCCTATCGACGGCGTGGCGGGCGCGCCGGCGCGTGTCGAGCATGGCGACGGAACACGTGAGGAATCCGCGTTTCCCGAACTGATCGATCCGTGGCAGCCGTTCAAGGACATCCTCGCGATCGAACACGATCTCGCCTGCGGGCTCACGGTGCGCTGCGCATTCACCGGCGACGTGTTCGAGATGGAAGACCAGCGTAACTGGTCTGACGCATCGTTCAAAACCTACTCGCGGCCGCTTGCGTTGCCTTGGCCTTATACGCTGGAAGCGGGTTCCACGCAGCGCCAGAGCGTGACGCTGAGCGTCTCGGAGAGGAGCGGGGTCTGGCCGGGCAGCGCACGCGCGCCGTCGATCCCGGCGCAGGACGACCTCACGACGATCACGCTCGACCTCGCGCTGGCAGGGGGCGAGACGATGCCGGCACTCGGCATCGCAATCGCCGCAAGCGAGATCGATGCTGCGCTCGCGCATCCTGAGCTGCTGGCCGAGTTGGCCCCGCAACGAATCATGTTGAGCTTCGATCCGGTAGCTGGCCACGGGCTGGCTGAACTCGAGCGGTTCGCGGCCTTGCGGCGGTGCGCGAATCTGCCGGCCGTGCTCGAATACGCGCTGCCGGGCGCCGATGATCCGCGGCGCGAACTGAATGCGCTGGCCGCGCTGATCGAGGCCGCGGGGTTGCAGATCGTCGGTATCGTCGTCAGCCCGTCCGTGCATCGGCAGTCGAATCCGCCGGGCAGCATCAGCCCGCCGTGTCCCGCCCTCGACGACGTCTATCGCGCCGCGCGCGCGGCCTTGCCGGGACTCCGGATCGGCGGCGGGATGTTGAGCTATTTCACTGAACTCAATCGCAAGCGTCCGCCGCTTGAACTCGTGGACTGGGTGACTCACGCGACCTGTCCGATCGTCCACGCGGCCGACGATCGTAGCGTGATGCAAACGCTCGAAGCCATTCCACATATCACCCGTTCATGCCGCTCGCTGATCGGCGCACAGCCTTACTCGATCGGACCAGTGTCGATCGGCATGCGCCAGAATCCGTACGGCTCGCGCGTGATGCCCAATCCGCACCGCGAACGCATTGCGATGGCCGGCTTCGATCCGCGCCAGACCTCGCTGTTCGGGGGCGCGTGGCTCGCCGGCTATGCGGCGGCGCTGGAAGGGGCGCGGATCGACACATTGACGCTGGGTGCGTTGACGGGAGAGCGGGGTCTCGCAGACGTCAGCGATGGGGTGACGCGGTATCCGATGTATGTAGTTGCCCGCGCGCTCGCCGCTATGTCGGGATCACACAGGCTACCTGTTGCCGTCAGGGCGGCGGAGCCGTCCGCGGTCGCATGTATCGCCGCGCGTGACGCGCAAGGGCGCATTCGCATTGTGGTGGCCAATCTGACTGACCGTGCGCGTACAGTCCGACTGACGTTTCGTGGGCGGGATGTGCCTCTCGATGCGTTCATCAGCGACGAGGAGACGGTGCGAGCGGCGGGCGACATGCGGGGGAGCGCGTCGGTAGAGCTTACTCGCCCGGTGGTGCTGCGCCCGTATGCGTTCGTTATCGGGGTGTCTTTGTGA
- a CDS encoding Gfo/Idh/MocA family protein codes for MQTMSSGEQNVFKGALIGCGFFSRNHLHAWRDIEDARIVALCDADESRLHAAGREFGIERLYTDAAALLESEQLDFVDIATTVASHKALVELAARAKVAVICQKPFARSLEDARAMVDACNDAGVPLMVHENFRWQSAIQAVGAALHRGEIGRPFWGRVSFRSGFDVFSGQPYLAEGERFIVEDLGIHVLDIARFLFGEVKRLYASTSRVNPAINGEDVATIMLSHEQGVNSIVDCSYATRLPRELFPQTLIEVDGSAGTLRLFADYRLQIHNAAGTELRDVTPPALSWASAPWEAIQGSVASIQSHWIDCLRRGVEPATSGRDNLATLALVDATYLSARQGRSIEMSEMFGADTKGTR; via the coding sequence ATGCAAACCATGTCTAGCGGAGAGCAGAACGTGTTCAAAGGCGCGCTGATCGGCTGCGGGTTTTTCTCGCGTAACCATTTGCATGCGTGGCGCGATATCGAGGACGCGCGCATCGTCGCGCTGTGCGATGCCGACGAATCGCGGCTACATGCGGCCGGGCGTGAGTTCGGTATCGAGCGTCTTTATACGGATGCCGCCGCGCTGCTGGAAAGCGAGCAGCTCGATTTCGTCGATATCGCCACTACGGTGGCGAGCCATAAGGCGCTTGTCGAACTTGCCGCACGGGCCAAAGTCGCGGTTATCTGTCAGAAGCCATTCGCGCGCTCGCTCGAAGATGCCCGCGCGATGGTCGACGCATGCAACGACGCGGGTGTGCCGCTGATGGTTCACGAGAATTTCCGCTGGCAAAGCGCGATCCAGGCGGTCGGCGCGGCCTTGCATCGCGGCGAGATCGGCCGGCCGTTCTGGGGGCGGGTGTCGTTCCGCTCCGGGTTCGACGTGTTCAGCGGTCAACCTTATCTGGCCGAAGGCGAGCGTTTCATCGTCGAGGATCTCGGCATTCATGTACTCGATATCGCGCGGTTTCTGTTCGGCGAAGTGAAGCGGCTGTATGCGAGCACATCGCGCGTGAATCCGGCGATCAACGGCGAGGACGTCGCGACGATCATGCTGAGTCATGAGCAGGGCGTGAACAGTATCGTCGACTGCAGTTACGCGACGCGGCTGCCCCGCGAGCTGTTTCCGCAAACGCTGATCGAAGTGGATGGCTCGGCCGGCACGCTGCGCCTGTTCGCGGACTACCGGTTGCAGATTCACAACGCCGCGGGAACCGAACTGCGAGATGTGACACCGCCTGCGCTGTCATGGGCGAGCGCGCCTTGGGAAGCGATTCAGGGCAGCGTGGCCAGCATTCAGTCACACTGGATCGACTGCCTGCGGCGCGGCGTCGAGCCGGCCACCAGCGGGCGCGACAACCTGGCGACGCTCGCGCTCGTCGACGCGACCTACCTGTCGGCGCGGCAAGGACGCAGCATCGAGATGTCGGAGATGTTCGGCGCCGACACGAAGGGGACGCGATGA
- a CDS encoding ABC transporter permease, whose translation MAIILKGEAPGASLSEAPLLLLLKLRTFIALFAVVIFFSFAAHNFLSWENLLIMSRHVALNAFLAIGMTFVIVAGGIDLSVGSIVGLSGMVAGGLILHGIPLGDEYTLYLSVPEVIIVALLSGVAVGAINGLLITRLNVAPFIATLGTLYIARGAALLSSNGETFPNLTGNPDYRTTGFPIIGSATILGIPLTIWLLVAVGSLAAYIAGRTPLGRQIYAVGSNERAAQLSGVRVNRVKMFVYMFSGLCAAIVGLIIASELVASHPMSGETFELNAIAAAVLGGTSMSGGRGKIGGTIIGAFVIGILSDGLVMMGVSAFWQTVIKGVVIVAAVVVDQLQRRVQQRFALQKQATTGA comes from the coding sequence ATGGCGATCATCTTGAAGGGTGAGGCACCGGGCGCGAGCCTGAGCGAGGCGCCGCTTCTGTTGCTGCTCAAGCTGCGCACGTTCATCGCGTTGTTCGCGGTGGTGATTTTCTTCTCGTTCGCGGCGCACAACTTCCTGAGTTGGGAAAATCTGCTGATCATGTCGCGCCACGTCGCGCTCAATGCCTTTCTCGCGATCGGTATGACCTTCGTGATCGTGGCGGGCGGCATCGATCTGTCGGTCGGGTCGATCGTCGGCCTGTCCGGCATGGTGGCGGGCGGACTGATCCTGCACGGCATTCCGCTCGGCGACGAGTACACGCTGTACCTGAGCGTGCCGGAAGTGATCATCGTCGCGCTGCTGAGCGGCGTCGCGGTCGGCGCGATCAACGGGTTGCTGATCACGCGGCTGAACGTCGCGCCGTTCATCGCGACGCTCGGCACCTTGTATATCGCGCGCGGCGCCGCGCTGTTGTCGTCGAATGGCGAGACGTTTCCGAATCTGACCGGCAATCCGGACTATCGCACCACCGGTTTTCCGATCATCGGCTCGGCGACCATCCTGGGGATTCCGTTGACCATCTGGCTGCTGGTCGCGGTCGGCTCGCTCGCCGCGTACATCGCCGGGCGCACGCCGCTCGGCCGTCAGATCTATGCGGTCGGCAGCAACGAGCGCGCGGCGCAATTGTCCGGCGTACGGGTCAATCGCGTGAAGATGTTCGTCTATATGTTCTCGGGGCTGTGCGCGGCGATCGTCGGCCTGATCATCGCGTCGGAACTGGTCGCCTCGCATCCGATGAGCGGCGAGACCTTCGAGCTCAACGCGATCGCGGCGGCCGTGCTCGGCGGCACCTCGATGTCGGGCGGGCGCGGCAAGATCGGCGGCACGATCATCGGTGCATTCGTGATCGGGATTCTGTCGGACGGGCTCGTGATGATGGGCGTGAGCGCGTTCTGGCAGACCGTGATCAAGGGTGTGGTGATCGTCGCGGCAGTCGTCGTCGACCAGCTCCAGCGGCGCGTGCAGCAGCGCTTCGCATTGCAGAAGCAAGCGACGACGGGGGCTTGA